In the genome of Nitrospira japonica, one region contains:
- a CDS encoding ATP-binding protein gives MVSDTLDRAAPAQLTRLLGAPYDDRNDHLERHILMWRRISGLFNDLPIARKLLLTSLIPLVAFLVLGLDAYERLEALTEHEEQLDRVYVAQRAAAEYMRMIVDYETGFRGYVMTRQEAYLVPSRNAHQHLPSVEQTLLGLIRPHKLQYEAVEQAQRLVKQMMEEKESLIQLVKGGRTAEALHYIEQSRGRALMQLIREHMARFDRLEQEALNDALANMAKSRNQMVAHIMGGIAAVLVLLILALQLIARSITGPLISLAKSVRSSDAILPADVPVLPRQDELGELTRVMNTMSRQVREHLASVQKNQAELRDLNQNLAASEDKYRNIVDHAPFGIFTTSGMTVTFSNRYNKSLAGMNPDEAGEPEAFRHWIHPDDRDRVLREYEQAVADGMPYETVFRFVRPDGTIRKVLSRRIPIKNEDGQPTMYQGFNVDVTALDEMQTQLSRAERLATLGQVAAGIAHEIRNPLVGIGSTASLLRDEIDPSDPKRADLDIILNETRRLDRIVNQIIDYARPRDLVPASWLFKDAVEDVLKLLDGRINTQHIAVTYPSNRATTVYADRDQIKQVLLNLCHNALDAMPDGGSLRLDATEVPRDDKPGALIEIADSGPGIPEHALTQVFQPFFTTGKQHGTGLGLAICRNIVEAHGGDIALISQRGNGTTARLWLPLKTSTTIMREIL, from the coding sequence ATGGTGTCCGATACTCTCGATCGCGCGGCGCCGGCGCAATTGACAAGGCTTCTCGGCGCTCCTTACGATGATCGCAATGATCACCTGGAGCGGCACATTCTGATGTGGCGACGAATCTCCGGACTGTTCAACGATCTTCCCATTGCCCGCAAGCTGCTCCTGACCTCCCTCATTCCGCTCGTCGCGTTTCTCGTCCTCGGATTGGACGCCTATGAACGGCTCGAAGCCTTGACCGAACACGAGGAACAACTCGATCGCGTGTACGTGGCGCAACGAGCCGCCGCGGAATACATGCGGATGATCGTGGATTATGAAACGGGCTTCCGCGGATACGTGATGACCAGGCAGGAGGCCTATCTGGTCCCGTCGAGGAACGCGCATCAGCACCTGCCTTCTGTCGAGCAGACGCTGCTCGGCTTGATCCGTCCTCACAAGCTTCAGTACGAGGCGGTCGAACAGGCCCAACGCCTGGTCAAGCAGATGATGGAGGAGAAGGAAAGCCTGATCCAACTCGTGAAGGGCGGACGGACGGCCGAAGCGTTGCATTACATCGAACAGAGCCGCGGCCGTGCCCTCATGCAACTGATCCGCGAACACATGGCGCGCTTCGACCGTCTGGAACAGGAAGCCCTGAACGACGCACTGGCCAACATGGCCAAATCGCGCAATCAGATGGTCGCTCACATCATGGGCGGCATCGCGGCGGTCCTCGTGCTGCTCATCCTGGCCCTGCAGCTCATCGCCCGCTCCATCACCGGTCCGCTGATCAGCCTGGCCAAGTCGGTCCGGTCGTCCGACGCGATTCTCCCCGCCGACGTGCCGGTCCTGCCGCGACAGGACGAGTTGGGCGAATTGACCCGCGTCATGAACACCATGAGCCGGCAGGTGCGCGAGCACCTGGCCAGCGTTCAGAAGAATCAGGCCGAACTGCGTGACCTCAATCAGAATCTCGCGGCCTCCGAGGACAAGTACCGCAACATCGTCGACCATGCCCCGTTCGGCATTTTTACCACGTCCGGCATGACGGTCACGTTCAGCAACCGCTACAACAAATCCCTGGCCGGCATGAATCCGGACGAGGCGGGCGAACCTGAAGCCTTCCGTCACTGGATTCATCCGGACGACCGCGACCGCGTGCTGCGGGAATACGAACAGGCTGTCGCCGACGGCATGCCCTATGAAACGGTGTTTCGGTTTGTGCGTCCGGACGGGACCATTCGCAAGGTGCTCAGCCGGCGTATTCCGATCAAGAACGAGGATGGCCAGCCCACGATGTATCAAGGGTTCAACGTGGACGTCACGGCGCTCGACGAGATGCAGACGCAGTTGAGCCGCGCCGAACGGCTCGCAACGCTGGGTCAGGTGGCCGCCGGCATCGCGCATGAGATCCGCAATCCGCTGGTTGGCATCGGATCCACCGCCTCGCTGCTGCGCGATGAGATCGATCCGTCCGACCCGAAACGCGCCGATCTCGACATCATTTTGAACGAGACCAGACGGCTGGACCGCATCGTCAACCAGATCATCGACTATGCGCGGCCCCGGGACCTGGTTCCGGCCTCGTGGCTGTTCAAAGATGCCGTCGAAGACGTGTTGAAACTGCTGGACGGCAGGATCAACACCCAGCACATCGCCGTGACCTACCCCTCGAACCGCGCGACCACGGTCTACGCGGATCGTGACCAGATCAAACAGGTCCTGCTCAACCTTTGCCACAACGCATTGGACGCTATGCCGGACGGCGGATCCCTGCGGCTCGACGCGACCGAGGTCCCACGCGACGACAAACCGGGCGCGTTGATCGAGATTGCCGATTCCGGACCCGGCATTCCGGAGCATGCCTTGACACAAGTGTTCCAACCCTTTTTCACCACCGGCAAGCAGCATGGGACCGGCCTGGGACTGGCGATCTGTCGCAACATCGTTGAAGCCCATGGCGGCGACATCGCCCTGATCAGCCAGAGGGGAAACGGAACGACGGCCCGGCTCTGGCTTCCCCTGAAGACATCGACGACCATCATGAGGGAAATCCTATGA
- a CDS encoding efflux RND transporter periplasmic adaptor subunit produces the protein MTQDSGTDDVSLRRQRNRRLLAVTAALVLAGAAYGTYWWTVSSHWVQTDNAYVTGNLVPVAAQATGIITQVRFEETQFVNRGDVLVRLDEHEAYAALGRARGRLGETVRRINSLFLTQRQVDEKLAARRARLEVIRHDAERYRKASPTGAVSKQTLQNALDHLQALEADVRETEAEYDALDAQIGGTTVMEHPAVELAKHEFIEAHLEYARQRILAPVSGYVAKRKAQVGDRVKPGANLMTIVPLDHLWVEANLRETELGDIRPGQPAEIRVDLYGDKHTFHGTVEGLVPGTGSPFALLPPDNSTGNFIHIIERVPVRIALAADEIREHPVRPGLSTVTKIRVGEPGQSVWSSLAKADTDEYQTDVYGDELTSAESVAQGVIAGNVRTVGSNSGPTAAIARATEDEALSAQAPTTRSDLGMTDRSGEHPLRRNAGEDSGTVIPSTVPPRSPDLGEAQRPLSPSIGAGSDRFGQQASPPAFSRPAGVPERAGSHMKSTVP, from the coding sequence ATGACGCAGGACTCTGGAACAGACGACGTTTCGCTTCGACGGCAGCGCAACCGGCGGCTACTGGCCGTGACGGCGGCGCTGGTCCTGGCCGGCGCGGCCTACGGCACCTACTGGTGGACCGTATCGAGCCACTGGGTCCAGACGGACAACGCCTATGTGACGGGAAACCTCGTGCCGGTCGCCGCGCAGGCGACCGGCATCATCACTCAGGTGCGCTTCGAGGAAACCCAATTCGTGAATCGAGGCGACGTCCTGGTCCGTCTCGATGAACACGAAGCGTACGCGGCATTGGGGCGCGCCCGTGGGCGCCTCGGTGAAACGGTCCGGCGGATCAATTCGCTGTTCCTTACGCAGCGGCAGGTGGATGAAAAACTGGCCGCCCGGCGCGCCAGACTCGAGGTGATCCGCCACGATGCGGAGCGGTATCGCAAGGCTTCGCCGACGGGAGCCGTCTCCAAACAGACGCTGCAAAACGCTCTCGACCATTTGCAGGCCCTGGAAGCGGACGTCAGGGAAACCGAGGCGGAATACGACGCGCTGGACGCGCAGATCGGCGGCACGACCGTCATGGAACATCCGGCGGTTGAATTGGCCAAACACGAATTCATCGAAGCCCATCTGGAATATGCCCGCCAGCGGATTCTCGCGCCCGTATCCGGGTATGTCGCCAAGCGCAAAGCCCAGGTCGGCGACCGGGTGAAACCCGGCGCCAATCTGATGACGATCGTGCCGCTCGATCACCTCTGGGTGGAAGCGAACTTGCGTGAGACCGAGTTAGGCGATATCCGGCCAGGCCAGCCGGCCGAAATTCGCGTCGATCTGTACGGAGACAAACATACGTTTCACGGGACGGTCGAAGGCTTGGTGCCGGGCACGGGAAGCCCGTTCGCGCTCCTGCCTCCCGACAATTCCACCGGCAACTTCATTCACATCATCGAACGCGTGCCGGTCCGCATCGCCCTGGCAGCCGACGAGATCCGCGAACATCCCGTCAGACCCGGACTGTCCACGGTCACCAAGATTCGCGTCGGCGAGCCGGGCCAATCGGTCTGGTCTTCGTTGGCCAAGGCCGATACCGACGAGTACCAGACGGACGTCTACGGCGACGAGTTGACGAGCGCCGAATCCGTGGCCCAGGGAGTCATCGCCGGCAACGTGAGAACCGTCGGCTCGAACTCGGGACCAACCGCGGCGATCGCCCGGGCAACCGAGGATGAGGCGCTCTCTGCGCAAGCCCCTACCACTCGCTCGGACCTCGGCATGACCGACCGCTCCGGCGAGCATCCGCTCCGCCGGAATGCCGGAGAGGACTCCGGGACGGTCATCCCCTCGACCGTGCCGCCGAGGAGCCCGGATTTGGGCGAGGCGCAGCGTCCGCTTTCTCCGTCCATCGGTGCAGGATCGGACCGGTTTGGTCAGCAAGCCAGTCCTCCGGCCTTCAGCCGGCCGGCCGGCGTTCCCGAACGAGCCGGAAGCCACATGAAGTCCACCGTCCCGTGA
- a CDS encoding sigma-54-dependent transcriptional regulator, whose product MNATIFVTDDEPAIRSALVKRITRRNHRVTAFASGEDLVQALDHEVPDLLLLDVKMPGLSGLEALKICRQKAPFSLVIMLTAYGTVQDAVEAMKLGAYDFVIKTVDLEGVEQVLDRALELLALRRRMSFQSEQDMGQYALTELIADSNAMQVLLAQIREIAHNPKSTVLMLGETGTGKEFVARVLHHNGSRSAGPFIGVNCTAIPRELFESELFGYERGAFTGANQRKLGLLDRAESGTLFLDEIGDLDLGMQAKLLRVLQERTFRRLGGTDDIAVDFRLIAATNRDLKKEIAAGSFREDLYFRLNVVALELPPLRQRTEDILPLCMKALLHYGKEFGKDVTDIDQETRALLERYSYPGNIRELQNIIERAMIFCQGRTLTANYLPRELHDQAKQTTTTVVRGEAPLIRVEMEVGKQTLAEIEESVIEETLRLADYNKSLAAKQLGLTRFALDRRLKKIDKDR is encoded by the coding sequence ATGAACGCGACCATCTTTGTCACCGACGACGAACCGGCGATCCGCTCCGCTCTCGTCAAGCGCATCACCAGACGCAACCATCGGGTCACCGCCTTCGCCTCGGGCGAAGACCTCGTGCAGGCACTCGACCATGAAGTGCCGGACCTGTTGCTGCTCGACGTCAAGATGCCCGGCCTCTCCGGATTGGAGGCGCTGAAGATCTGCCGGCAGAAAGCGCCGTTCTCACTCGTCATCATGCTCACCGCCTACGGAACCGTTCAGGACGCCGTCGAAGCGATGAAGCTCGGCGCCTACGATTTCGTCATCAAGACCGTGGATCTCGAAGGGGTGGAACAGGTGCTGGACCGGGCACTCGAGCTGCTCGCCCTCCGCCGTCGCATGAGCTTCCAGTCCGAGCAGGACATGGGCCAATATGCCCTGACCGAGCTGATCGCCGACAGCAATGCCATGCAGGTGCTCCTGGCCCAGATCAGGGAAATCGCCCACAACCCGAAGAGCACCGTGCTCATGCTCGGAGAAACCGGCACGGGAAAAGAATTCGTCGCGCGCGTCCTTCACCATAACGGCAGCCGCTCGGCCGGCCCGTTCATCGGCGTCAACTGCACGGCTATTCCCAGGGAGCTGTTCGAGAGCGAGTTGTTCGGCTATGAGCGCGGCGCATTCACCGGTGCAAATCAGCGCAAGCTCGGCCTGCTGGATCGCGCGGAAAGCGGCACCCTGTTCCTCGACGAGATCGGCGATTTGGACCTGGGTATGCAGGCAAAGCTTCTGCGGGTGCTTCAAGAGCGGACCTTCCGGCGGCTCGGCGGAACCGACGACATCGCGGTGGACTTCAGGCTGATCGCGGCAACCAACCGGGATCTCAAGAAGGAGATCGCCGCTGGTTCCTTCCGTGAAGATCTGTACTTCCGGCTCAACGTCGTGGCGCTCGAACTGCCCCCGCTTCGCCAGCGGACGGAGGACATCCTTCCGCTTTGCATGAAAGCCCTGCTCCATTACGGCAAGGAATTCGGAAAGGACGTCACCGATATCGACCAGGAAACGCGAGCCTTGCTGGAGCGATATTCCTACCCGGGCAATATCCGGGAACTCCAGAACATCATCGAACGGGCGATGATCTTCTGCCAGGGGCGGACTCTGACCGCCAATTATCTGCCGCGCGAACTCCACGACCAGGCCAAGCAGACCACGACGACGGTCGTGCGCGGAGAGGCTCCGTTGATTCGGGTCGAAATGGAGGTCGGCAAGCAGACGCTGGCCGAGATCGAGGAGTCGGTGATCGAGGAGACGCTGAGGCTGGCCGACTACAACAAGAGCCTGGCAGCCAAGCAACTCGGACTGACACGGTTTGCGCTCGACCGTCGGTTGAAGAAAATCGATAAGGATCGGTAG
- a CDS encoding efflux transporter outer membrane subunit, whose protein sequence is MTRTFRTAMRAGFSAVGAYALLITAGCAWIPKGDPPAAYLDTPELKETLEEVSNRLQNWPDDRWWEQFKNPELNGLMGQALKDNPGLKAASARLREAQALVRVEGARLLPFLEADASLTYERISQHGVFAALNPEVAGAHILLGVINPLSLRYEFDFWGKNRATIEAALGQAAAEEAEQAEIRLRLTAGIARAYFRGQALHRQLELVRSIVELRRGLRRLAETRYELGLDTDLAVKQSIAEYEAAAKRLSGVRDQLDVQRHLLARLIGKGPDEALRFFGKTGVTIPEQIPVPEHLSMGLLVHRPDLAAALYRADSAARMVKVAKTQFYPTIDLTAFAGFNALTLTKGADKLANFLFSGQSFSYGMAPGLRLPIFEGGRLRGELAAHRAEYDAAVELYNDTLLGALREVADSLSAWQSTREMLDSHRRLVTALSEDWRLAKVRLVSGLDDDREVLRHRYPVLEQEYAMRALESDQLVSAVDLIEALGGGYRNDDVSKRPAQQAG, encoded by the coding sequence GTGACGCGTACATTTCGCACGGCCATGCGAGCCGGCTTTTCGGCCGTCGGCGCGTATGCCCTCCTGATCACAGCCGGGTGCGCATGGATTCCCAAGGGAGACCCTCCGGCCGCCTATCTCGACACGCCCGAGCTCAAGGAGACGCTTGAGGAAGTCTCGAACCGGCTGCAGAACTGGCCGGACGACCGCTGGTGGGAACAGTTCAAGAATCCGGAATTGAACGGCCTGATGGGGCAGGCGTTGAAAGACAATCCCGGCCTGAAGGCCGCTTCGGCCAGACTGCGCGAGGCGCAGGCGCTGGTCCGCGTCGAAGGCGCCAGACTGCTGCCGTTTCTGGAAGCCGACGCCTCTCTCACCTACGAGCGCATCTCGCAGCACGGAGTTTTCGCGGCCTTGAATCCCGAAGTCGCCGGCGCGCACATTCTCCTGGGCGTCATCAACCCGCTCAGTCTCCGATACGAGTTCGACTTCTGGGGCAAGAATCGCGCGACCATCGAAGCGGCGCTGGGGCAAGCGGCCGCCGAGGAAGCTGAGCAGGCCGAGATCCGCCTCCGCCTGACCGCCGGAATTGCCCGCGCCTATTTCCGCGGCCAGGCCCTTCACCGGCAGCTCGAATTGGTCCGCTCGATCGTGGAACTGCGACGGGGACTCCGCCGGCTCGCCGAAACGCGATACGAACTCGGCCTGGACACCGATTTGGCGGTTAAGCAAAGCATCGCGGAGTATGAAGCCGCTGCCAAGCGCCTGTCGGGCGTACGGGATCAGCTCGACGTCCAACGCCACCTCCTCGCCCGCCTCATAGGCAAGGGACCGGATGAGGCGCTTCGCTTCTTCGGGAAGACCGGCGTCACCATTCCCGAACAGATTCCGGTCCCGGAGCATCTGTCGATGGGATTGCTGGTACACCGGCCCGATCTGGCCGCCGCACTCTATCGTGCCGACTCGGCGGCCAGAATGGTCAAAGTGGCCAAGACGCAATTCTACCCGACGATCGATTTGACGGCCTTCGCCGGGTTCAACGCGCTGACGCTGACGAAGGGAGCCGACAAGCTCGCCAATTTTCTGTTCAGCGGCCAGAGCTTTTCCTATGGCATGGCGCCCGGCCTGCGCCTGCCGATCTTCGAAGGAGGCAGGCTGCGAGGCGAACTGGCCGCACATCGCGCGGAATACGACGCCGCGGTCGAACTCTACAACGATACCCTCCTCGGTGCGTTGCGCGAAGTCGCCGACAGCCTCAGCGCCTGGCAGTCCACCCGCGAGATGCTGGACTCCCATCGCCGGTTGGTCACCGCGTTGAGCGAGGACTGGCGCCTGGCGAAAGTGCGGCTGGTTTCGGGGCTGGACGACGACCGGGAAGTCCTGCGTCATCGCTATCCAGTGCTGGAGCAGGAATACGCGATGCGGGCTCTCGAGAGCGACCAGTTGGTCTCCGCCGTGGATCTGATCGAAGCCCTCGGCGGCGGATATCGCAACGACGACGTGAGCAAGCGGCCGGCGCAGCAGGCCGGCTGA